One window of the Zea mays cultivar B73 chromosome 3, Zm-B73-REFERENCE-NAM-5.0, whole genome shotgun sequence genome contains the following:
- the LOC103651415 gene encoding protein trichome birefringence-like 20, with protein MVLCFKLLFGPTAAIFLSAVVILSCFTNVPQLQLSLKYTGELDSSYVAPAPVPKCDIFRGEWVPDPAPPQYTNETCDFIQEHQNCMLYGRPDLEFLKWRWKPDGCDLPRFDPHRFLQVVANKSVAFVGDSLARNHMQSLFCLLAKVEKPKDVSVTDRADPNMILYYEGYNFTMYLFWSPFLVRSEEDVAGVFKLYLDEPDSRWLSVASQLDYVLLSGANWFTRQSYFYEGGQLVGGVYVPLNFTSSLTNQHSHRMAFRTALRALAGARFRGKVILRTLSPMSHFEGGAYDAGGDCRRTRPYRADETAPMGGLELEFYTSQLEEFREAKGLDVVLMDPTAAMLMRPDGHPSRYGHWPDEKRTLYNDCIHWCLPGPIDAWNDMLLHMLSHSS; from the exons ATGGTTCTGTGCTTCAAGCTCCTCTTCGGCCCCACGGCCGCCATCTTCCTGTCGGCGGTCGTGATCCTCTCCTGCTTCACCAACGTGCCGCAGCTGCAGCTCAGCCTCAAATACACCGGCGAGCTCGACAGCTCCTACGTCGCGCCGGCGCCGGTGCCCAAGTGCGACATCTTCCGGGGCGAGTGGGTGCCGGACCCGGCCCCGCCGCAGTACACCAACGAGACCTGCGACTTCATCCAGGAGCACCAGAACTGCATGCTGTATGGCCGCCCGGACCTGGAGTTCCTCAAGTGGCGCTGGAAGCCGGACGGCTGCGACCTCCCGCGCTTCGACCCGCACAGGTTCCTCCAGGTCGTCGCGAACAAGTCCGTCGCCTTCGTCGGCGACTCGCTGGCCAGGAACCATATGCAGTCCCTCTTCTGCCTCTTGGCCAAG GTGGAGAAGCCCAAGGACGTGTCGGTCACGGACAGGGCGGACCCGAACATGATCCTGTACTACGAGGGCTACAACTTCACCATGTACCTCTTCTGGTCGCCGTTCCTGGTGAGGTCGGAGGAGGACGTCGCCGGCGTGTTCAAGCTGTACCTGGACGAGCCCGACAGCAGGTGGCTGTCCGTCGCGTCCCAGCTCGACTACGTGCTGCTCTCGGGGGCCAACTGGTTCACGCGCCAGTCCTACTTCTACGAGGGCGGgcaactcgtcggcggcgtgtacgTCCCGCTCAACTTCACCAGCAGCCTCACCAACCAGCACTCGCACCGGATGGCGTTCCGGACGGCGCTGCGGGCGCTCGCCGGCGCCAGGTTCCGGGGCAAGGTCATCCTGCGGACGCTGTCGCCGATGTCGCACTTCGAGGGCGGGGCGTACGACGCCGGCGGGGACTGCCGGCGCACGCGGCCGTACAGGGCCGACGAGACGGCGCCGATGGGAGGGCTGGAGCTGGAGTTCTACACGTCGCAGCTGGAGGAGTTCAGGGAGGCCAAGGGCCTGGACGTTGTGCTCATGGACCCCACCGCCGCGATGCTGATGCGGCCCGACGGCCACCCCAGCCGGTACGGGCACTGGCCGGACGAGAAGCGGACGCTCTACAACGACTGCATCCACTGGTGCTTGCCAGGACCCATCGACGCATGGAACGACATGCTGCTTCACATGCTGTCACATTCTAGTTAA
- the LOC100277263 gene encoding Protein trichome birefringence-like 19 — MKKLHWLVRFLFGPVPVYFSALAILIVLTNAQYFGLVGVGVAPRTAKLASSAPVVSVMKYCDIFRGEWVPDAEAPYYNHKTCHMIQEHQNCLKYGRPDLGFLKWRWRPSGCELPRFDPLQFLQFARGKSLAFVGDSLARNHMQSLLCLLSQVAYPKDLSANPSDQNKVYHYRAYNFTISMFWSPFLVRAREPDHDGPAHTGHWSLYLDEPDDKWVSQMPRFDYVLVSAANWFSRPSLFYERRRLVGCSFCSRQYGVPDLTLYYSQRRAWRVALRAINDLERLRGRVIVRMLSPMSHFENGTWDHGGDCRRTQPLRANQTAMEGRDLHFYTAQMEEFRAAEKAAAEKGRRLMLMDATAAMLMRPDGHPSRYGHWPNEKVQLYNDCIHWCLPGPIDIWNDMLFQMLLA; from the exons ATGAAGAAGCTCCACTGGCTGGTGCGGTTCCTGTTCGGGCCGGTGCCGGTCTACTTCTCGGCGCTGGCCATCCTCATCGTGCTCACCAACGCGCAGTACTTCGGGCTGGTGGGCGTCGGCGTGGCGCCGCGCACCGCGAAGCTGGCCTCCTCGGCGCCCGTGGTCAGCGTCATGAAGTACTGCGACATCTTCCGCGGCGAGTGGGTGCCGGACGCGGAGGCGCCCTACTACAACCACAAGACGTGCCACATGATCCAGGAGCACCAGAACTGCCTCAAGTACGGCCGCCCCGACCTGGGCTTCCTCAAGTGGCGGTGGCGGCCCTCCGGATGCGAGCTGCCGCGCTTCGACCCGCTGCAGTTCCTGCAGTTCGCCCGCGGGAAGTCGCTGGCCTTCGTCGGGGACTCGCTGGCGCGGAACCACATGCAGTCGCTGCTCTGCCTCCTGTCCCAG GTGGCGTATCCCAAGGACCTGTCGGCGAACCCGTCGGACCAGAACAAGGTGTACCACTACCGGGCGTACAACTTCACCATCAGCATGTTCTGGTCGCCGTTCCTGGTGCGCGCCCGGGAGCCCGACCACGACGGCCCCGCGCACACGGGCCACTGGAGCCTCTACCTGGACGAGCCCGACGACAAGTGGGTGTCCCAGATGCCCCGCTTCGACTACGTGCTGGTGTCGGCGGCCaactggttctcccgcccctcccTCTTCTACGAGCGGCGGCGCCTCGTCGGGTGCAGCTTCTGCAGCCGCCAGTACGGCGTGCCCGACCTGACGCTCTACTACTCGCAGCGCCGCGCGTGGCGCGTGGCGCTGCGCGCCATCAACGACCTGGAGCGCCTGCGAGGGCGCGTCATCGTGCGCATGCTCTCCCCGATGTCGCACTTCGAGAACGGGACCTGGGACCACGGCGGCGACTGCAGGCGCACGCAGCCGCTGCGGGCGAACCAGACCGCCATGGAGGGCCGCGACCTGCACTTCTACACCGCGCAGATGGAGGAGTTCCGCGCCGCGGAGAAGGCCGCCGCCGAGAAGGGGCGGCGCCTGATGCTCATGGACGCCACGGCGGCGATGCTGATGCGGCCCGACGGCCACCCCAGCCGCTACGGGCACTGGCCCAACGAGAAGGTGCAGCTCTACAACGACTGCATCCACTGGTGCCTCCCGGGACCCATCGACATCTGGAACGACATGCTCTTCCAGATGCTCCTCGCCTAG